The genomic window AGTTAACTAGAGTATTAATGAGTATGAAATATGAAGTAAGGATAGATTGACATAAGAACATGTGTTTGATACTATAAGTTATAAATTATTTTAATAAATAAGGAGGATACTAATGTATATGGATATAAAACATAGAAAAATAATAGAAATTGTTAAAGACAAATTAACTTGTTCAGCTCATAATCTAGATCATGTATTTAGAGTTTATAATCTTTGCTTGTTACTTTCAAAATATGAGAAAGATGTTGATTTAGAGATTTTGATTCCAGCAGCATTATTACATGATATAGCAAGAGTAGAAGAGAGCGAGGATAAGACAGGAGAAATTGACCATGCTGTTTTAGGAAGTAAAATTGCTGAGGATATATTAAGAAAATTAGAATATGAAGAAGAAAAAATCCAAAAGATAAAGCATTGCATTGTAGCACATAGGTTTAGAACTGGAAACGAGCCTAATACAATAGAAGCAAAAATACTTTTTGATTCAGATAAGCTTGATATTATTGGTGCAACTGGAATTGCTCGCTCTTTTATGTTAGCAGGGCAATTTGGACAAAGATTAACAGTAGATGAGTCACTTGATGACTATTTAAATAATAACACTGTAGAAAATGGTAGATTAAAAGATGTTTCTAAACATACACCTTTCATTGAATATGAAGTAAAATTAAAAAAAATTCCTCATAAACTATATACACAAAAAGCAAGAGAAATGGGAGATGAAAGGCTAAAGTTTATGGAAGAATATTTTAATA from Clostridium sp. MB40-C1 includes these protein-coding regions:
- a CDS encoding HD domain-containing protein gives rise to the protein MDIKHRKIIEIVKDKLTCSAHNLDHVFRVYNLCLLLSKYEKDVDLEILIPAALLHDIARVEESEDKTGEIDHAVLGSKIAEDILRKLEYEEEKIQKIKHCIVAHRFRTGNEPNTIEAKILFDSDKLDIIGATGIARSFMLAGQFGQRLTVDESLDDYLNNNTVENGRLKDVSKHTPFIEYEVKLKKIPHKLYTQKAREMGDERLKFMEEYFNRLKLEIEGIE